The genomic segment GGTGTAGTCTCTAGTGCATCTAGTCCAATGGActtctattgtgataatagtgaagccattgcacaagccaatgAGCCTAGGTCGtatcagaagtccaagcacatattACGGCTCTATCACCTTATCCGAGAGATCatagatagaggtgatgtaaagatatgcaaggtgcacacggattcgaatattgctgatccatTGATGAAGCCTCTCTTGCAGCTTAAGCATGAGGTGCacatgagctctatgggtattagatacttgcatgATTGAGTTTTGTGCATGTGAGAGATGCCTATGTTTATGTGCTTTTGAATTATCGTTTATTTGGTTccttgaataattatcatttacattgatcagcaagtatgtgacttgtttatgAGACTTTTTGTTCTATTATGATGTTAAttctaaatgatccctaatcttgtatcattatgtgggataataatgattcatagattagcacattgatTAACAGATGATCAtatttcacggatcatagatatggagatatcaaatcaataatgtggacacatgttagagaacatggtgttggattgATCCACCTTGAGACACTGCTGGAATGTTATTTATTGTGCCTTCAGTTGTAGTGtcgaatggtgtacctgcaggatcctttgaCTTGAGATCATCTGAAGCGCCCCGGGTCATCCCCAATGCTTAAAACCTTTATTATATCAGTCACTGGATTAATCGCTGGTatataagagtcttacaacaaaTGAAACCATAGTCATATAACAAATGGAGTGGTGAAATAACTCCACTAGGTGAATAAAACATATAGCACTAAGCAACAGTGCTCGAACAACATAGTCCACATCATCAGAGTGCACAACAGGGACAGCATGACGAACACtccactccacaggcaacttgGGTGCGGATGTGACCGAGACCTACTCGTCAGCCTCACAGTCTGCTTTGGTGAAGTCTGGATCAtcctctgaaagcacaagcaagggtgagtacaaacgtactcagtaagtcccaacccttgccctacatcaaggggtataaatacatgcatacagtATTGACAAGGGAATAAGCTGTATGGTTAACTTTGCAGAAATGCCAAGTTTACTCATGCAAGGTTCATTTTTCATAAGGCAAGTTTTATGAAATCATATATCATTATTATTAAATGAAGGGGGGTTTCGGCCGTGGTGAAAGGTCACCAGCACCCAAGTCTTAATGTTGTTGGATACCCCGTCCACAGCAACTCACGGCATACAACCAGACCTATCTTCCAAAAACaggcacaccttgcccactcacacaccaaggaaaCGCATacaacccatgctagttgctGTGACCGAACCGTAGTTCATCCATAACCGTGAACACGGCTATacgaatagttttacctctgcagagtggtacactttacccacaagctgagtttggcAACATACCACCATCGTGGcagtgcgactcaacaaagctATTACCCATCACAACATCATCTCACTAGCCGCCTACGGGAGCTAACAAAGGGTTCCTAACCtttaactaggcctccaacAAGGTCGCCAAGCATGCACCCGCTTCCACCTGCTACATGGTTTCCCGTTGCACACCTACCTCCGGACAACCAGTAAACTAGCTGGTGGGGTTTAGACTAAGTCCTGCCACATACAGGGTCGAGTGGCTGTACTGTAAAGACTAGttaggatgtcacatcaactcggtccttaatcgAGCCAAgacaaacatctccacatgaaGCCTGCCACACAGGCAGCACTTTAACTACCAAGGCATTCCCAATGGAACCCTGACTTGCCCCGACTCTAACCAGTTCATAGTTATCATCATCATTATTCGTTAAGTTTTCCCATCCCAACAACTCACACAACACCAAAGCACTAAGTTTCACCCATTTCGCAAAACTAACAGTGATTAAACATGAAGTAATAGCAAAGTATACAGCCCTAAGCATACTAGCATCAAGGTGATCGTCTTAGCGTAATTAAAATAGCTGAGGCAAACATCCTAGGTTTATCAAGATCATATTCGGGATGGTAACAATTAGGATGGCTAATCTACAGTAGGTTATAACTAGATCATTAGTTTAAATTAAACCGATAAGTAATACTTCATGCAATTAATCTATGGAAAACGGCTGCTGCGGGTCGTGGTGATAaaactgggttcaatatgatcaaagagaAAACGGATTGAGATTtaccttcgttgaagtccttgAGAGGGTCATGCTCGACATTCTGCATTCCCGGCTCCTCCTCGAACGCTTCGGTTTTTGAAGCGCGGCACACAAACAACACGAACAcgcaaataaataccaataaaatataaataaatttgaaataaatatgaaactgGTATGAAAAggtaggatttgaatttagatgaatatcggtggaagaatcatcGAAATTGGAGTTGAAAtagaggagaaacgggcttcggaagttGATCGACAATTTAattcaggaaaaagaaaatgggaGAATATTCCCCGAAAAATCGGATTTTCATGAAAATAGGACAGGTTACTATGCTTTGTGGGCTGGCTTTAGTGGCGGTAGCTTTGGCTACTGGGTCGGCCTATGGGTCAAGGCGACCCAACCCGGCCCGAGGGAGGGCGACGATGGGAGGGGGACGGCGTCAAGGCCGAGCCAACCCGTCAGGTTTACACACAGAGAGGGAGGGAAACGACGGGGAGATAGCGGGGAACGGCGGCAATAGCCAAACGGTCGAGTGGCGCGAGGACGGCGGCACGAGGTTGCCCGCGGCGGGAGCTCGCTGGAAGGCTCGCCGCCGGTGGATGTGGGCCTCGGTTTGGACCAGGAGAAGGCCTACGGTAATCGGCTTGGCTCGGCAGAGCTACTGGGGAGCATATCGTCGATGAGCGACGGCCGGAACAAGGTCTATTTCTCACCAGAGTTGGGGAGGGCAGCGGCCGAATTCGGAATCCGCAGGGAGATGGTTTTGGGTCGATATTTTGGGCTCTGGAAGCTTGTACGCAGTGTAGGGAACACATTTCGCCATTTGGTTTGGTCGGTGGGGTACTGAAGGCAGCCAGCGACGGAGAgggagtgcggtggccatggcgGCACGGTGGAAGCTCAGGAGAGAGGTGGAAATGCTGAACAGAGGGGCTATGGAGGTGGAGTTAGGCTCGGTGAAGCTCACCATGGGTTTAATTGGCTGGCGGCAGCTCGGGGTCAGCAGATCGACGGTGGCGGCCGTCGAAAGGGAAGCACAGAGAGAAtgcgagagagagaaagggagagaggagcAGTGCTTGCCTCAGTGAGCTTGGCAAGCGGTGGTGAGCTGCGAGGGAGCGCGAGGTGGGGTTTTTATAGCCGGGTGAGGGAGAGCGGAAGTGCGAGTAATGGGGGTCCATGGCAGAGCCGATGGTGTAGCGGTTTAGACTTCGCGCGGTGTGCGGTAGGAAGAGTCAAGCTCGGCAATCGAGTTAGCGACGTGCATGCTCATGCTGGCAATTCTCTCGGTCGTGGTCATCGTGTGCGATAGCAGTGGAAGAGGAGCGGCGAAATGGCGGTGTGCACGGCAGACCCTGATGAAGGTACGGGGCGGCGGAGTTAAGCGGGCGGTTGGCAGGAGGTTGTTGGCAGGCGGCGCAGCTCGGCTCGACGATGAGGTCCAGTGGCCGGTGAGCATGAATAGGTGCAAGCGCAAGCACGGGCTTAGGTGctagaggaagaggaaggagacggGGATGGGCCGGTTGCACGTGCAGGCTGCGAGAGAAGAACAGAAAAAGGAAGTGGGCCGGATGGGGAAGCTGGACCgagggagaggaaaagaaaggggagagggagatgggTTAGGCCGGGTTTCAGCCcaaggagagagaaaagagaaatggttttgatttttgtttggattttgatttggaaATGGTTTTGGACTGATttcttttgaacaaaattttggATTTGGCTAAAAATTGGGATGTTacatcgtcattgattcccagaatgtgaagtaacacacttaggggcttccaaatgCTACTCCGTAACTAGGTAGTTATAAATGTAGTTTTCGGGTATGCTATGAAACATGTCTTGGgatatgagcgatcaagatggaatttgcccctcctagataacgggagagatatctctgggcccctcgatgtggatggattaagaaagtgcatggccattccaatgtgattaaagagttgatCACAAGATATTAATTCACTACGAGATCGAGtaaatggtcgagctatcacaagggtggcacgtatctcgcattgagcttgactggtatcgtgtggtaaagagataggtgcatgagtatatcaagattcaactgatatgatctttgtgtgcattcggttgtcaatatgtcctgctaggtaccactattgacttgcaattcggaaatgGTTTCTGGGTAgtggccgtttacacatgaacctaatgggtcacacacttaaagggatggaatttaaaacttgcatgatcgactctagtgcaagtgggagattgttggtgatttTCCCTAAAGGCAATTGTATATGCAAATTGGATCTGCAagtgggatttaatatgattaaaggtcaattagggtttagagtcatgatgaactttaatgtgattaaaggcccattaatgtgctctatataagaggaggcagggGTCGTGAGCTCATTGATTCAACCACCAAAAAACCCTGGCTGCCACCTCTTCCTGAACTCCCTACGAAATCCTAGCCaggtgcggtgctagcacactggcGTACGGAATTTCAtccctgtacgtgtggataccgtggaggcactGCAGCCGTTGCTGCGGTGCTGATCGGCGACAAGGACACTTCGACCAGATCAACTACTTCTTCTTCGTGGTCGACGAGACTGACTACTTTCTCTTCCTGGTCGACGAGTTGGTCAATGAGATcaactacttcctcttcgtggtTGCGGtggtgatcgactacttcctctttgTGGTCGCGGAGCTGGTCGAGAAGTGACGTACTTGCtaggagctggtcgaggagcacgacgcacctgctcagagctggtcgaggagcaatGTACCTGTtcgaagctggtcgaggagcgcgaCGCACGTGCTCAGAGCTGGTTGGAGAGCTGCCTCTTCTGCATTGAtgtgcacgacgttggattgatctactccaactcttcttccgctgcgttGCGCATCTaatggtaacgatctatgattcCCTACTCTCATGGTTTTTGGTTGAACGcggtggaatttttttttgttttatgctAGCATAGGCTATCCGTTCCCCAACAACAACTCATGGAGTAGCGGCGAAGCCAACAAcactcggccactgcatgtgtgACAACATGGTATTCAGCCTCGGCACTCAAGCGGGAGACTGTCGTTTGCCTTTTGGAGGACCAAGAGACCAAATTATCTCTGAGGTACACACAGTAGCCGGAAGTGGAGCATTTGGAGTCGAGGTAGCCGGCCTAGTCGACGTCGAAGTAGGTCATCAGGGTCGTCAGGGTAGAAGTGCCGAGGTGAAGACCATAGCCGATGCTGCCTTTGACATACAGCAGAATCCGCTTGAGGAGTGCAAGATGCAGCTCACGCGGATCGTGCATGTAGAGGTACACCTGCTGGACCGCATATGCCAAGTCTGGACGGGTGTGGGTGAGGTACTGCAAGGCTCTTGCGAGGATCCTGTATTTGGTCGGATCGGCGACGAGCGCGCTATCCATCTCAGAAAGTTTAGCTCGAGAGTCAGTCGATGTACTAACAGAGTGACAATCGGACATTCCCGCGTGTTGGAGGAGATCAGTGGCGTACTGTCGCAGCGAGAGGAAGATGCCGCCGAAGAAGCAAGTGACTGAGATGCCAAGGAAAAAAATGAAGATCCCCCAGGTCCGTCATGGAAAATTCAGAGTGCATGAGAGCAATAATCTTTTGGAGTAGAGGAGTGGACGAAGCTGTGAGAATAATATCATCAACGTACAACAGGAGGTAAGAAAGATGGGTGCCATCCTGTAGGATGAAAAGAGAGGTGTCACAGGTTGAGGAGCGAAGCCCAGGATGCTGATATAAGATGCAAAACGCTGGTACCATGCATGGGGGGCTCGCTTAAGTCCATAGAGTGACTTCCGAAGAAGGCAGACATGCTCTGGGAAAGAAGGATCCATAAAATTAGTTGGCTGTTAGCAATACAATGTCTCGTCCAGAGTACCACGAAGGAAGGCATTTTTTACGTGTAGTTGGTGAATGGGCCAAGAGTGAGAGGCGGCAATGCTGAGAACAACGCGGATGGTGGAGGGCTTAACAACTAGACTGAATGTCTCATCAACGTCAATGCCAAGTTGTTGAGAATAGCCACGACCTACCCAACATGCTATGTGGCAAGCAAGAGAACCATCAGAATTGAATTCATGCTTGAAAATCCATTCACTGGATTGAGATTAGAGCTCGAAGGACAGGGAATGAGAGTCCAGGTGTAATTGTGAGAACACAAGGGAGttttgtgttgatgatgagtgattgatataaTTGTTGATTTGGAGCCTTCGGTTTGCATAGCATGTTTCAATTGTGTTTGATTATGTTTATGGCTAACCAGGGTGAAAACAAAGGATGGCAGAGAGACATGTTTCTtggctcatgatgtgtaggtgtatGGATAAGACATGGCGGTCGATGGCAAggcggtgaagggcaagtagAGGCTTGGTGCCGACGGAGCATGCTAGGGCGGGCGGAGCCATGGGCGATCCGCATCGCTCATGTGGAGGGTGCAAGAAAACATTGTGGGAACAAaaggtgatgaagatggtgtcAACCAAGTCAAGGCGGAAAGGAGATGGCAAGTCGAGAGGAGGCCCGATGGCGGGAGCGCGAAGGCTTGAAGGCGTCAAAGGCCATGGCGGAGGTCGgacacgcgtcaacatcgaGGAGTCATGCTTGGAGAAGCATGCAAGGCGATTTTGCCAGTTTTTTCCTCAAAACCGGGGCGGAGTCGGAGGATGTGTGGCACCATCACGGAGCTTGCTTGGAGACAAAGTAGAGTGGTGAAGGTGCCGGGTTTGTCCGATGGACAACAAAATAGTTGGACCATTTTGCCCTTCGGAGATCTTTTGGATAAAGACTCACAATGTTCATGAGAAGCTGTGGctaaaattttgttggatttggacCACGTTTAGTTGGATTTCTAGTTTGGATCTTATGTTCTGTACTGCAACTAGTTCGTAACTTCTGGTTCCTATCCAGAACATCTATGAACAGTGTTTATTTTGCAACCAGATCTTTTTCGAACTTTCCTGCTGGTtggagtactgttcatcaggcTGGTCGGAGTTACTGCTCATCAGAATGGtctgagtactgttcatcataCTGGTTGAGTGTTGGTCATCAGTACTAGTCAGAGTACTATTCATCAGTACTGGTCGGTGAACTTTTGTTGTTCATTGTGAGCGTACTTTCGTGTTGTTTCCGCTATGCTTTGTGTTGCTCTTAGTTGTGTTTCGTTCTTGAGGAGGGTTGGGTTCGAATTAGACATAGACCTTGTTCCTTgattaagaatttttttaagggctcttattcaccccccctctctagttgttgttctggtccttcaattggtatcagagccaggtcAAGGATCACCACACCTTTATCGGCTTTATGGTCCAAGAAGGCCATAAAGTTTCGTATTTTGATGGTTCTAACTATGCCTACTGGAAAACTCGCATGAGATCCTACCTTGAAAGTCAAGGATCTGCAGTGTGGAGCGTAGTTCAGAGCGCTCAATTTATGGTTCTCGATGTTCGTATTAGCCAAGCTCAAGTTGATGAGTTTGAAGCTAATAGCAAGGTGAGAAACATTCTCTTCTCTAGCTTGAATCGCTTTGAGTTTGATCGTGTCTCTGATCTTACTACTGCTTATGCTATTTGGACACGATTGCAAAACTTCCATGAGGGAACTACACAGGTCAAGGCCAGGTTGTTTGACACATACCGAAGAGAGTATGAAAACTTTAGGCAATTGCCTGGTGAGAGTGTAGAGTCCATGTTTAGCAGGTTTCAGGGGATAGTGAACAAGATGAGAGCGAATGGTAGACTTCCCTATGATGATCATGAGAGAGCTATAAAACTACTTTATAGTCTAGATCGTAAGGTTTGGGAGGTCAAAGTCACTGCTATCATTGAGTCCCCCAACTATGAAACTCTCACTGTGGATGAATTGTATAGCAAGGTTATATCTACTACGATTGACAATGAGACTAGAGCCAAATATGAGAATCAGTCAAACTCTTAGAATATAGCCTTGGTTTCAGGAGGTGACCAGTCGAGTGACAGTTCTGGTCTTACTAACACCTTACATTTTGGCTTTGCTTTATCATTTCTGGTTTTTGTCACAGAAGAACAAGTGGATGCTCTTGGAGATGAGGAGCTAGCGctgatcatgaagaagttcaactGCTTCTATGACAACAGAAGAAACCGAAGGAGAGGCAACTCCAAGGGCTGTTTTGAGTGCGGCAATCCAAACCACTTCATCGCCGACTgccccaagaagaagaagaaggtcgaGGCCGACAAGCAaaagtacaagaagaaatacTTTGATTGTGAGGCTTTAAAGAAGGACTTCCGCAAGAAGTTCAAGGCAAAGGAACACACCTTCCTCGCCTCCCTCAACGACTTTGACGTCGACTCCGGCGATGATGATTCCTCCAGCTCAAGTGAGGGCGAGGACAATAAGAAGAAGGAGATCATCGACAACCTCAACGGTTTGTGCTTCATGGCCGACGACAACAGCGATGCCGAGTTGGACTCGGAGGTACAACTTTCTGCCGATGAGCTCTCTGTGAAAGTAGAGGAACTAGAAGATGCTTTGGTAGCTCAAGATC from the Phragmites australis chromosome 19, lpPhrAust1.1, whole genome shotgun sequence genome contains:
- the LOC133900217 gene encoding uncharacterized mitochondrial protein AtMg00810-like, which gives rise to MSDCHSVSTSTDSRAKLSEMDSALVADPTKYRILARALQYLTHTRPDLAYAVQQVYLYMHDPRELHLALLKRILLYVKGSIGYGLHLGTSTLTTLMTYFDVD